A genomic region of Micromonospora sp. NBC_01796 contains the following coding sequences:
- a CDS encoding MMPL family transporter: MATFLYRIGRFSYRRRWLVTGVWVLLLALVGLGAATISGSMSNSFSVPGTEAQRAIDHLADRFPQANASGATARVVFEAPEGQKLTDPANRTAVGDVVEALTGAPKVASVVDPYQANAISPDGRYGIAQARYSVQGPALATSDRDALLETADVGRAAGLTVEIGGDALQSSPETGITEVIGIVIAAVVLALTFGSLLAAGLPLLTALVGVLVGLAGISAASGFVDINSNSTILALMLGIAVGIDYALFIVSRFRHEVAVRKDPLEAAGRAVGTAGSAVAFAGLTVIIALAGLSVVGIPVLRSMGLAAAATVAIAVLVALTLLPALLGFAGKRITGGRRARDLESDRGTAPMGERWARFVTRRRVPVLVAAVIGLGVIAVPAADLRLGFPDDGTAPAETTQHKAYEMLSVGFGPGFNGPLTIVVDGEGGDVGAAATEATSTIKGLPNVVSISPPVLSPDGGTALLTVVPATGPNDPATTDLVTDIRDRQSDLRTSTGAEVSVTGSTAVNIDASDRVNDAFLPYLGLVVGLAFLILLLMFRSILVPLKATLGFLLSVGATFGAMVAVFQWGWLGSVFGVEEASPIAPIVPVLLIGILFGLAMDYQVFLVTRMREDYVHGRTAQEAVVTGFRHGARVVTAAAIIMISVFGGFIFGDQVLIQSIGFALAFGVLVDAFVVRMTIVPAVMSLLDRSAWWLPRWLARILPEVDVEGEKLSRDLPPTAGDGDPVGEPELAGAR; the protein is encoded by the coding sequence GTGGCAACGTTTCTCTACCGGATAGGCCGGTTCTCGTACCGTCGCCGATGGCTGGTGACCGGAGTCTGGGTGCTTCTGCTCGCACTGGTCGGCCTGGGAGCGGCCACCATCTCGGGCAGCATGTCCAACTCGTTCAGCGTCCCCGGCACCGAGGCCCAGCGGGCCATCGACCATCTCGCCGACCGGTTCCCGCAGGCGAACGCCAGCGGCGCCACCGCCCGGGTGGTGTTCGAGGCACCGGAGGGGCAGAAACTCACCGACCCCGCGAACCGTACGGCCGTCGGCGACGTCGTCGAGGCGCTGACCGGCGCACCGAAGGTCGCCAGCGTGGTCGACCCGTACCAGGCCAACGCGATCTCACCCGACGGCCGGTACGGGATCGCCCAGGCCCGGTACTCCGTACAGGGACCGGCGCTTGCCACCTCGGACCGTGACGCCCTGTTGGAGACCGCCGACGTCGGCCGCGCGGCCGGGCTGACCGTGGAGATCGGCGGCGACGCCCTCCAGTCGTCACCGGAGACCGGGATCACCGAGGTCATCGGCATCGTGATCGCCGCGGTCGTGCTGGCACTCACCTTCGGCTCGCTGCTCGCCGCCGGCCTGCCGCTGCTCACCGCGCTCGTCGGCGTCCTGGTCGGCCTGGCCGGGATCAGCGCCGCCTCCGGGTTCGTCGACATCAACTCCAACAGCACCATCCTCGCCCTGATGCTCGGCATCGCCGTCGGCATCGACTACGCCCTGTTCATCGTCTCCCGGTTCCGGCACGAGGTCGCGGTCCGCAAGGATCCCCTCGAAGCCGCCGGCCGGGCCGTCGGCACCGCCGGATCCGCGGTCGCCTTCGCCGGGCTCACCGTGATCATCGCCCTGGCCGGGCTCTCCGTGGTCGGCATCCCGGTGCTGCGGTCGATGGGTCTGGCCGCGGCGGCCACCGTCGCGATCGCCGTGCTGGTCGCGCTGACCCTGCTCCCCGCCCTGCTCGGCTTCGCCGGGAAGCGGATCACCGGTGGCCGGCGTGCCCGTGACCTCGAGTCCGACCGGGGCACGGCACCGATGGGCGAGCGGTGGGCCCGGTTCGTCACCCGCCGCCGGGTGCCGGTGCTGGTCGCGGCCGTCATCGGGCTCGGCGTGATCGCGGTACCCGCCGCCGACCTGCGCCTGGGCTTCCCCGACGACGGTACGGCGCCCGCCGAGACCACCCAGCACAAGGCGTACGAGATGCTCAGCGTCGGGTTCGGGCCGGGCTTCAACGGTCCGCTCACCATCGTGGTGGACGGCGAGGGCGGTGACGTCGGCGCGGCGGCCACCGAGGCGACCAGCACCATCAAGGGGCTGCCCAACGTCGTCTCGATCAGCCCGCCGGTGCTCAGTCCGGACGGCGGCACCGCCCTGCTCACCGTCGTACCGGCGACCGGACCGAACGACCCGGCCACCACCGACCTGGTCACCGACATCCGCGACCGGCAGTCCGACCTGCGTACGTCGACCGGGGCCGAGGTCTCCGTCACCGGCTCGACGGCGGTCAACATCGACGCCTCCGACCGGGTCAACGACGCGTTCCTGCCCTACCTGGGGCTCGTCGTCGGGCTGGCGTTCCTCATCCTGCTGCTGATGTTCCGGTCGATCCTGGTGCCGCTGAAGGCGACGCTCGGTTTCCTGCTCAGCGTCGGTGCGACCTTCGGTGCCATGGTCGCGGTCTTCCAGTGGGGGTGGCTCGGCTCGGTCTTCGGGGTCGAGGAGGCGTCACCGATCGCCCCCATCGTGCCGGTGCTGCTGATCGGCATCCTGTTCGGACTCGCCATGGACTACCAGGTCTTCCTGGTCACCCGGATGCGCGAGGACTACGTACACGGCCGGACCGCGCAGGAGGCGGTCGTCACCGGGTTCCGCCACGGGGCCAGGGTGGTGACCGCCGCCGCGATCATCATGATCAGCGTCTTCGGCGGCTTCATCTTCGGCGACCAGGTGCTGATCCAGTCGATCGGGTTCGCCCTGGCCTTCGGGGTGCTGGTGGACGCGTTCGTCGTACGGATGACGATCGTGCCGGCGGTGATGTCGCTGCTCGACCGGTCCGCCTGGTGGCTGCCCCGCTGGCTGGCCCGGATCCTGCCCGAGGTCGACGTCGAGGGCGAGAAGCTGAGCCGTGACCTGCCCCCGACCGCCGGGGACGGCGACCCGGTCGGCGAGCCGGAACTCGCCGGTGCCCGGTAA
- a CDS encoding TetR/AcrR family transcriptional regulator has protein sequence MTASPTRETVAAEGTRARLLDTALALFCHRGFAGTSLQMIADQLGITKAAVYHHFKTRDEILASVIRPAVEDMAAVIADASAQRTPTARAERMLVGWVDLAIRHRSLIALLQVDPGVKPLLKDQENASILLEQPCDLLAGHLHGTVGAGISAQVALFGIAAAAAKSEVRDLDDDELREILLDVGRRILGLRRPRTA, from the coding sequence ATGACCGCGAGCCCCACCCGCGAGACAGTCGCCGCCGAGGGCACCCGGGCCCGGCTGCTCGACACCGCGCTGGCGCTGTTCTGCCACCGGGGTTTCGCCGGCACCTCGTTGCAGATGATCGCCGACCAGTTGGGCATCACGAAGGCGGCGGTCTACCACCACTTCAAGACCAGGGACGAGATCCTCGCCTCGGTCATCCGGCCGGCCGTCGAGGACATGGCCGCCGTGATCGCCGACGCCTCGGCCCAGCGCACCCCCACCGCCCGAGCGGAACGGATGCTGGTCGGCTGGGTTGACCTGGCGATCCGGCACCGTTCCCTGATCGCCCTGCTCCAGGTCGATCCCGGCGTCAAGCCGTTGCTCAAGGACCAGGAGAACGCCTCGATCCTGCTCGAACAGCCCTGCGACCTGCTCGCCGGCCACCTCCACGGCACGGTAGGCGCCGGGATCAGCGCCCAGGTGGCCCTGTTCGGCATCGCCGCCGCCGCCGCGAAGTCCGAGGTACGCGACCTGGACGACGACGAACTGCGGGAGATCCTGCTCGACGTCGGCCGCCGGATCCTCGGCCTGCGCCGCCCCCGAACGGCCTGA
- the fdhF gene encoding formate dehydrogenase subunit alpha has translation MSLLKEPDLGTPAKAGPATVSIEVDGLPVTVAEGTSVMRAAALTGIDIPKLCATDSLEAFGSCRLCLVEIDGRRGSPASCTTPVAPGMKVRTQTPKLEKLRQGVMELYISDHPLDCLTCSANGDCELQDMSGAVGLRQVRYGYEGANHLDAPTDTSNPYFDFESSKCIACSRCVRACGEVQGTFALTIEGRGFGSKVSAGAGELFMDSECVSCGACVQACPTATLQEKSVIQLGMPSRSVVTTCAYCGVGCSFKAELRGDELVRMVPYKDGGANEGHSCVKGRFAFGYATHPDRQMSPMLRDKITDEWQKVDWDTAINYVATRMLDIQTRHGVGAIGGITSSRTTNEEVYVVQKMIRAAFGNNNVDTCARVCHSPTGYGLKQTFGTSAGTQDFRSVAKADVILVIGANPTDGHPVFASRMKRRLREGAKLVVIDPRRIDLVRSPHIEAAHHLQLAPGTNVAVVNALAHVVLTEGLYDRSFVDERCEDFDGWAEFISRPENSPEAVEEITGVPAEDLRSAARLYATGGNAAIYYGLGVTEHSQGSTMVMGMANLAMVTGNIGREGVGVNPLRGQNNVQGSCDMGSFPHELPGYRHVSDDAVRTVFENMWGRPLMSEPGLRIPNMFDAAVDGTFRAIFVQGEDIAQSDPNTKHVFAALGAMELVVVQDLFLNETAKFAHVFLPGTSFLEKDGTFTNAERRINRVRPVMAPKTGKHEWQIVCEIAEAMGYPMNYSHPREIMDEIAALTPTFAGVSFEVLDKLGSVQWPCNENAPEGTPTMHVDGFVRGKGRFVPTPFVPTKERSTRKYPLILTTGRILSQYNVGAQTRRTANVAWHREDVLELHPHDAEVRGINDGDEVTLASRVGATSLRAVLSDRMPVGVVYTTFHHPVTGANVVTTENSDWATNCPEYKVTAVQVGLKHSRPPAQAAQDEVLLPALAD, from the coding sequence ATGAGCCTGTTGAAGGAACCCGACCTCGGCACCCCGGCGAAGGCCGGACCCGCGACGGTGTCGATCGAGGTCGACGGCCTACCGGTGACGGTGGCCGAGGGCACGTCGGTGATGCGGGCGGCGGCGCTGACCGGCATCGACATCCCGAAGCTCTGCGCCACCGACAGCCTGGAGGCGTTCGGCTCCTGCCGGCTCTGCCTGGTGGAGATCGACGGCCGGCGCGGCAGCCCCGCCTCGTGCACCACCCCGGTCGCCCCCGGCATGAAGGTACGCACCCAGACCCCGAAGCTGGAGAAGCTCCGCCAGGGCGTGATGGAGCTGTACATCTCCGACCACCCGCTGGACTGTCTGACCTGCTCCGCGAACGGCGACTGCGAGTTGCAGGACATGTCCGGTGCGGTCGGCCTGCGCCAGGTCAGGTACGGCTACGAGGGCGCCAACCACCTCGACGCGCCCACCGACACCAGCAACCCGTACTTCGACTTCGAGTCGTCCAAGTGCATCGCCTGCTCGCGGTGCGTACGGGCCTGCGGTGAGGTGCAGGGCACGTTCGCCCTGACCATCGAGGGGCGCGGTTTCGGGTCCAAGGTCAGCGCCGGTGCGGGCGAGCTGTTCATGGACTCCGAGTGCGTCTCCTGCGGTGCCTGCGTACAGGCCTGCCCGACGGCGACCCTGCAGGAGAAGTCGGTGATCCAGCTCGGCATGCCGAGCCGGAGCGTCGTCACCACCTGCGCCTACTGCGGGGTCGGGTGCTCGTTCAAGGCCGAGCTGCGCGGCGACGAACTGGTCCGGATGGTGCCGTACAAGGACGGCGGGGCCAACGAGGGGCACTCCTGCGTCAAGGGGCGGTTCGCGTTCGGCTACGCCACCCACCCCGACCGGCAGATGTCCCCGATGCTCCGGGACAAGATCACCGACGAGTGGCAGAAGGTCGACTGGGACACCGCTATCAACTACGTGGCGACCAGGATGCTCGACATCCAGACCCGGCACGGCGTCGGCGCGATCGGCGGCATCACCTCCTCGCGTACGACGAACGAGGAGGTGTACGTGGTGCAGAAGATGATCCGGGCGGCGTTCGGCAACAACAACGTCGACACCTGCGCCCGGGTCTGCCACTCCCCCACCGGGTACGGCCTCAAGCAGACCTTCGGCACCTCCGCCGGCACCCAGGACTTCCGCTCGGTCGCCAAGGCCGACGTGATCCTGGTGATCGGGGCGAACCCGACCGACGGGCACCCGGTCTTCGCCTCCCGGATGAAGCGCCGGCTGCGCGAGGGCGCGAAGCTCGTGGTCATCGACCCGCGCCGGATCGACCTGGTCCGGTCGCCGCACATCGAGGCGGCCCACCACCTGCAGCTCGCCCCCGGCACCAACGTCGCCGTGGTCAACGCCCTGGCCCACGTGGTGCTGACCGAGGGGCTCTACGACCGGTCGTTCGTCGACGAGCGGTGCGAGGACTTCGACGGGTGGGCCGAGTTCATCTCCCGGCCGGAGAACAGCCCGGAGGCGGTCGAGGAGATCACCGGCGTACCGGCCGAGGACCTGCGGTCCGCGGCGAGGCTGTACGCCACCGGCGGCAACGCCGCGATCTACTACGGTCTCGGCGTCACCGAGCACAGCCAGGGCTCGACCATGGTGATGGGGATGGCGAACCTGGCCATGGTGACCGGCAACATCGGCCGGGAGGGCGTCGGGGTGAACCCGCTGCGCGGGCAGAACAACGTGCAGGGCTCCTGCGACATGGGTTCGTTCCCGCACGAGCTGCCCGGTTACCGGCACGTCTCGGACGACGCCGTACGGACGGTGTTCGAGAACATGTGGGGTCGGCCGCTGATGTCGGAGCCGGGGCTGCGGATCCCGAACATGTTCGACGCCGCCGTGGACGGCACCTTCCGGGCGATCTTCGTACAGGGCGAGGACATCGCCCAGTCCGACCCGAACACCAAGCACGTCTTCGCCGCGCTCGGCGCGATGGAACTGGTGGTGGTGCAGGACCTCTTCCTCAACGAGACGGCCAAGTTCGCGCACGTGTTCCTGCCCGGCACGTCGTTCCTGGAGAAGGACGGCACGTTCACCAACGCCGAGCGCCGAATCAACCGGGTACGCCCGGTGATGGCGCCGAAGACCGGCAAGCACGAGTGGCAGATCGTCTGCGAGATCGCGGAGGCGATGGGCTACCCGATGAACTACAGCCACCCGCGCGAGATCATGGACGAGATCGCCGCGCTCACCCCGACCTTCGCCGGTGTCTCGTTCGAGGTGCTGGACAAGCTCGGCAGCGTGCAGTGGCCGTGCAACGAGAACGCCCCCGAGGGGACGCCGACGATGCACGTGGACGGTTTCGTACGCGGCAAGGGCCGGTTCGTACCGACCCCGTTCGTGCCGACGAAGGAACGCAGCACCCGCAAGTACCCGCTGATCCTGACCACCGGCCGGATCCTCAGCCAGTACAACGTCGGGGCGCAGACCCGGCGTACGGCGAACGTGGCGTGGCACCGCGAGGACGTACTCGAACTGCACCCGCACGACGCCGAGGTACGCGGCATCAACGACGGTGACGAGGTGACCCTGGCCAGCCGGGTCGGTGCCACCTCGCTGCGCGCCGTCCTCTCCGACCGGATGCCGGTCGGCGTCGTCTACACCACCTTCCACCACCCGGTCACCGGGGCGAACGTGGTCACCACGGAGAACTCCGACTGGGCGACCAACTGCCCGGAGTACAAGGTCACCGCGGTCCAGGTCGGGTTGAAGCACTCCCGGCCGCCGGCACAGGCCGCGCAGGACGAGGTGCTCCTGCCGGCGCTGGCGGACTGA
- a CDS encoding ABC transporter ATP-binding protein — MLRVASVNRTFGDRRVLHDISFGIGAGRMTGFVGANGAGKTTAMRIILGVLAADSGEVTWDGAPLTRDLRQGFGYMPEERGLYPKMKVREQLVYLGRLHGMTAPAAKRSSDDLLEQIGLTERAGDAVDTLSLGNQQRAQIAAALVHDPVALVLDEPFSGLDPMAVDVIVRVLRERAARGVPVLFSSHQLDVVERLCDDLVIIADGAIRAAGSRADLRRKHASPRYELVVDTDAGWVRDLPGVTVVDLDGARAVIDIHSPSDDQEVLRRVLEREPVRAFRPIVPSLAEIFREIAR; from the coding sequence ATGCTCCGCGTCGCGTCCGTAAACCGGACGTTCGGTGATCGCCGGGTGCTGCACGACATCTCGTTCGGCATCGGTGCCGGCCGGATGACCGGCTTCGTCGGCGCCAACGGCGCCGGCAAGACCACGGCGATGCGCATCATCCTGGGGGTGCTCGCGGCCGACTCCGGCGAGGTCACCTGGGACGGCGCCCCGCTCACCCGCGACCTGCGGCAGGGCTTCGGGTACATGCCCGAGGAACGTGGTCTGTACCCGAAGATGAAGGTACGCGAGCAGCTCGTCTACCTGGGCCGGCTGCACGGGATGACCGCACCGGCGGCCAAGCGCAGCAGCGACGACCTGCTGGAACAGATCGGGCTGACCGAGCGGGCCGGCGACGCGGTCGACACCCTGTCGCTGGGCAACCAGCAACGCGCGCAGATCGCGGCGGCGCTCGTGCACGATCCGGTGGCCCTGGTGCTCGACGAGCCGTTCTCCGGGCTCGACCCGATGGCCGTCGACGTCATCGTCCGGGTGCTGCGGGAACGCGCCGCGCGCGGCGTACCGGTCCTCTTCTCCAGCCACCAGCTCGACGTCGTGGAACGCCTCTGCGACGACCTGGTGATCATCGCCGACGGGGCCATCCGGGCCGCCGGCAGCCGCGCCGACCTGCGCCGCAAGCACGCCTCGCCGCGGTACGAACTGGTCGTCGACACCGACGCCGGCTGGGTACGGGACCTGCCCGGCGTCACCGTGGTCGACCTGGACGGTGCTCGGGCGGTCATCGACATCCACTCGCCCAGCGACGACCAGGAGGTGCTGCGCCGGGTCCTGGAACGGGAACCCGTGCGCGCCTTCCGTCCGATCGTTCCGTCGCTCGCCGAAATCTTCCGGGAGATCGCACGATGA
- a CDS encoding formate dehydrogenase beta subunit encodes MTTTHGNGETMTTPVTVYVPRDSAALSVGADQVAAAIQREAALAGRQVEVVRNGSRGMLWLEPLVEVETERGRIGYGPVDPDAVGELVAAGLLDGADHELHQGVVEELPWLRDQTRLCFARVGVTDPLSPQDYVAHGGLAGLRRALDLTPAEVVAEVTESGLRGRGGAGFPAGIKWKTVLDTPGPLKFVCCNADEGDSGTFADRMLMEGDPFTLIEGMTIAAHAVGASEGYLYVRSEYPDAVRTLRQAIDIARAEGWLGEHVLGSELTFDLFVRVGAGAYICGEETAMLESLEGKRGMVRAKPPIPAITGLFGKPTVVNNVLTLGSVPAILANGAAAYRDLGVERSRGTQVFQLAGNIARGGVFETAFGITLHDLIYTYGGGTRTGRPLRAVQVGGPLGQYLPAANLDLPMDYEAFAAADAMLGHGGIVVFDDTVDMASMARFAMEFCAEESCGKCTPCRVGAVRGVEVIDRIVAGEDPDGNLALLGDLCELMTEGSLCAMGGLTPNPVRSALLHFPDDFTARYEEAKP; translated from the coding sequence GCCGACCAGGTGGCCGCCGCCATCCAACGCGAGGCCGCCCTCGCCGGGCGCCAGGTCGAGGTCGTACGCAACGGATCGCGCGGGATGCTCTGGCTGGAACCCCTGGTCGAGGTGGAGACCGAACGGGGCAGGATCGGGTACGGCCCGGTCGACCCGGACGCAGTCGGCGAACTGGTCGCCGCCGGCCTGCTCGACGGCGCCGACCACGAACTCCACCAAGGTGTGGTCGAGGAACTGCCCTGGCTGCGCGACCAGACCCGGCTCTGCTTCGCCCGGGTCGGAGTCACCGACCCGCTCTCCCCACAGGACTACGTCGCCCACGGCGGCCTGGCCGGGCTGCGCCGGGCCCTGGACCTCACCCCGGCCGAGGTGGTCGCCGAGGTCACCGAATCCGGGCTGCGCGGACGGGGCGGCGCCGGCTTCCCGGCCGGCATCAAGTGGAAGACCGTGCTCGACACCCCCGGTCCACTCAAGTTCGTCTGCTGCAACGCCGACGAGGGCGACAGCGGCACCTTCGCCGACCGGATGCTGATGGAGGGTGACCCGTTCACCCTGATCGAGGGCATGACCATCGCCGCGCACGCGGTCGGCGCGAGCGAGGGCTACCTCTACGTCCGCTCCGAATACCCCGACGCGGTCCGTACGCTGCGCCAGGCGATCGACATCGCCCGCGCCGAAGGCTGGCTGGGCGAGCACGTCCTCGGCTCGGAACTGACGTTCGACCTGTTCGTCCGGGTCGGCGCCGGTGCGTACATCTGCGGCGAGGAAACCGCCATGCTGGAGAGCCTGGAGGGCAAGCGCGGGATGGTCCGGGCCAAGCCCCCGATCCCGGCGATCACCGGCCTGTTCGGCAAGCCGACCGTGGTGAACAACGTACTCACGCTGGGGTCGGTGCCGGCGATCCTGGCGAACGGGGCGGCGGCGTACCGGGACCTCGGGGTCGAGCGCTCGCGCGGCACCCAGGTGTTCCAACTCGCCGGCAACATCGCCCGGGGCGGGGTGTTCGAGACCGCGTTCGGCATCACCCTGCACGACCTGATCTACACCTACGGCGGCGGCACCCGTACCGGCCGTCCGCTGCGGGCGGTGCAGGTCGGCGGCCCCCTCGGGCAGTACCTGCCCGCCGCCAACCTCGACCTCCCGATGGACTACGAGGCGTTCGCCGCCGCCGACGCTATGCTCGGCCACGGCGGCATCGTGGTCTTCGACGACACCGTGGACATGGCCTCGATGGCCCGGTTCGCGATGGAGTTCTGCGCCGAGGAGTCCTGCGGCAAGTGCACCCCCTGCCGGGTCGGTGCCGTACGCGGGGTCGAGGTCATCGACCGCATCGTCGCGGGTGAGGACCCGGACGGGAACCTGGCCCTGCTGGGTGATCTCTGCGAGCTGATGACCGAGGGATCACTGTGCGCCATGGGTGGGCTGACGCCGAACCCCGTACGCAGCGCGTTGCTGCACTTCCCCGACGACTTCACCGCCCGCTACGAGGAGGCCAAGCCATGA
- a CDS encoding SRPBCC family protein: MDIDRTAPVIVELATIVDAPLETIWELHTNVDEWTVWHPEITRARLTGPLAVGGSFEWETAGLAVTSTIGELEPLRRIAWGGPARGIDGVHVWTFEQNNDGVAIHAAESWAGEPVLADPDGLRAALTASLTAWLAALKATAESIR, from the coding sequence ATGGACATCGACCGGACCGCGCCGGTGATCGTCGAACTGGCCACCATCGTCGACGCTCCCCTGGAAACCATCTGGGAGCTGCACACGAACGTCGACGAGTGGACCGTGTGGCACCCGGAGATCACCCGGGCCCGGCTCACCGGACCGCTGGCGGTCGGCGGTTCGTTCGAGTGGGAAACCGCCGGGCTGGCCGTCACGTCCACCATCGGGGAACTCGAACCGCTGCGCCGGATCGCCTGGGGCGGACCGGCGCGCGGCATCGACGGGGTGCACGTCTGGACGTTCGAGCAGAACAACGACGGGGTGGCCATACACGCGGCGGAGTCGTGGGCCGGTGAACCGGTGCTGGCCGACCCGGACGGTCTCCGGGCCGCCCTGACCGCCTCCCTCACCGCCTGGCTGGCCGCGCTCAAGGCCACCGCCGAGTCGATCCGCTGA
- a CDS encoding formate dehydrogenase subunit delta, producing the protein MSHQGVSPSVRLANEIAAHFHHVPPEVAAKEIAEHIRLFWDPRMRAELDRRVGSEPDELDPLALAAARLLAAR; encoded by the coding sequence ATGTCACACCAGGGCGTCTCCCCGTCGGTCCGGCTCGCCAACGAGATCGCGGCGCACTTCCACCACGTACCGCCGGAGGTGGCGGCGAAGGAGATCGCCGAGCACATCCGGTTGTTCTGGGATCCGCGGATGCGGGCCGAGTTGGATCGTCGGGTCGGGTCCGAGCCGGACGAGTTGGATCCGCTGGCCCTCGCGGCGGCCCGCCTGCTGGCCGCGAGGTAG
- a CDS encoding response regulator transcription factor, which produces MSEAGAPAPIRVLLVDDQRMLRAGFRVILEIEDDIEVVDEAADGAEAVDLAARHRPDVVLMDVEMPVMDGLEATRRIVAASATGGAAVLILTTFDRDDYLFAALQAGASGFLLKNGSPEDLVEAVRVVARGDALLAPQLTKRVIATFTAPGSTPTIDPGAGAQSIPPAQRSTREAGALSGLTEREHEVLVLLAGGASNAEIAAQLLLGEATVKTHVSRVLMKLHLRDRTQAVVFAYEHGVVTPRTAEG; this is translated from the coding sequence ATGAGCGAGGCAGGCGCGCCCGCGCCGATCCGGGTACTGCTGGTCGACGACCAACGGATGCTCCGCGCCGGCTTCCGGGTCATCCTCGAGATCGAGGACGACATCGAGGTGGTGGACGAGGCCGCCGACGGCGCCGAAGCGGTCGACCTGGCCGCCCGGCACCGCCCCGACGTGGTGCTGATGGACGTCGAGATGCCGGTGATGGACGGGCTGGAGGCCACCCGGCGGATCGTCGCCGCCTCGGCCACCGGCGGCGCTGCCGTGCTGATCCTGACCACGTTCGACCGCGACGACTACCTGTTCGCCGCCCTCCAGGCCGGCGCCAGCGGCTTCCTGCTGAAGAACGGCTCCCCGGAGGACCTGGTCGAGGCGGTACGGGTGGTCGCCCGAGGTGACGCCCTGCTCGCCCCGCAGCTCACCAAGCGGGTCATCGCCACCTTCACCGCACCCGGTTCCACGCCGACCATTGATCCGGGCGCGGGCGCACAGTCCATTCCGCCCGCGCAGCGGTCCACGCGGGAGGCCGGGGCGCTGTCCGGGCTGACCGAGCGGGAGCACGAGGTGCTCGTCCTGCTGGCCGGTGGCGCCTCGAACGCCGAGATCGCGGCCCAGTTGCTCCTCGGCGAGGCGACCGTGAAGACCCACGTGTCGCGGGTGCTGATGAAACTGCACCTGCGCGACCGTACGCAGGCGGTGGTCTTCGCGTACGAACACGGCGTGGTGACCCCCCGTACGGCCGAGGGCTGA
- a CDS encoding sensor histidine kinase, which yields MTTQEAQHWERPGPTPAQRRHDWQIGALLVGGGLLSVLLLNSSGTFALGHPPSWPEQLAWIVGITAPMAWRRRWPEVTTLLTAAVFIGAQARAHVDTLVSSVTLFVAIYTLGAWGRDRRRADVIRIAVIVAMFCWLALSAVLAMPDIPADAFSGAAGPLPPLFAVLLTSVLFNLTYFVFAYLFGNTAWLSARRQHEVQVQTEALRRSQAVLAERAVIQERVRIARELHDVVAHHVAVMGVQAAAARRVMDQNPPKAKTALAAVEQTARTAIDELRRLLGVLRQADASTDPLTEQPTGHRLDQVETLLSGAREAGLTVDFRTFGEPVPLTDSVSLAVYRIMQEALTNTIKHARANLIDVRIRYLRQEIEVDVADDGRTPPEHAVRPPSGSGLGLIGMRERVAAHGGVLEVGARDGGGFRVRARLPLHDDVRSAETVDAG from the coding sequence ATGACCACACAGGAGGCGCAGCACTGGGAGCGCCCCGGGCCGACCCCCGCGCAGCGCCGGCACGACTGGCAGATCGGGGCGCTGCTGGTGGGTGGCGGGCTGCTCAGCGTGCTGCTGCTCAACAGCTCCGGCACGTTCGCGCTCGGCCACCCACCCTCGTGGCCCGAGCAGCTCGCCTGGATCGTGGGGATCACCGCCCCGATGGCCTGGCGGCGGCGCTGGCCGGAGGTGACCACCCTGCTCACCGCCGCCGTGTTCATCGGCGCCCAGGCAAGGGCCCACGTCGACACCCTGGTCTCGTCCGTCACCCTGTTCGTCGCCATCTACACGCTCGGCGCCTGGGGCCGGGACCGGCGGCGGGCCGACGTGATCCGGATCGCGGTGATCGTGGCCATGTTCTGCTGGCTCGCCCTCAGCGCCGTGCTCGCGATGCCGGACATCCCGGCGGACGCGTTCAGCGGTGCCGCCGGCCCGCTGCCGCCCCTGTTCGCCGTACTGCTCACCTCGGTTCTGTTCAACCTGACGTACTTCGTCTTCGCGTACCTGTTCGGGAACACCGCGTGGCTGTCCGCGCGGCGGCAGCACGAGGTGCAGGTGCAGACCGAGGCGCTGCGCCGGTCCCAGGCCGTACTCGCCGAACGCGCGGTGATCCAGGAACGCGTACGGATCGCCCGCGAACTGCACGACGTCGTCGCCCACCACGTCGCCGTGATGGGCGTACAGGCCGCCGCCGCACGTCGGGTGATGGACCAGAACCCACCGAAGGCGAAGACCGCGCTCGCCGCCGTCGAGCAGACCGCCCGGACCGCCATCGACGAGTTGCGCCGCCTGCTCGGCGTGCTCCGGCAGGCCGACGCCTCCACCGACCCACTCACCGAACAGCCGACCGGACACCGGCTGGACCAGGTGGAGACCCTGCTGAGCGGGGCCCGGGAGGCCGGGCTGACGGTCGACTTCCGTACGTTCGGCGAACCGGTGCCGCTGACCGACTCGGTCTCCCTGGCGGTCTACCGGATCATGCAGGAAGCGCTGACCAACACCATCAAGCACGCCCGCGCCAACCTGATCGACGTACGGATCCGCTACCTGCGACAGGAGATCGAAGTGGACGTGGCCGACGACGGTCGCACCCCACCGGAGCACGCCGTACGGCCGCCGTCGGGCAGCGGACTCGGCCTGATCGGAATGCGGGAGCGGGTCGCGGCGCACGGCGGCGTACTGGAGGTCGGTGCCCGCGACGGCGGCGGATTCCGGGTACGCGCCAGACTTCCGCTGCACGACGACGTCCGGTCGGCCGAGACCGTGGACGCCGGATGA